The following are from one region of the Apostichopus japonicus isolate 1M-3 chromosome 17, ASM3797524v1, whole genome shotgun sequence genome:
- the LOC139984754 gene encoding uncharacterized protein: MLLALYITATLLRSIVLLDIHIGAVEAKDPNIRLAGGDLHRKGRVEVLLYGEWGTICDDDWDYHDAFVFCRQLGFKDVDKVRRDAFFGEGNGQIFMDGIECDGTERAITDCPYTSNHNCIHSEDAGVVCTSDFVELCPSNKTISVTSDVIKARVNWTGPFTGSKDVSTACSHSTGDYYDVGITMVTCSFSSYVHTWTCPFYIAIYPTDYFSIKQFCPMNVTQTIERETNGSHIQVFWSDFTLDQGRYNTSKSHVPGDAFPLGVTRVTYTYYGNTDYVYRLCTFYVHVIEVNTPESTTRHDYFSIKQFCPMNVTQTIERETNGSHIQVFWSDFTLDQGRYNTSKSHVPGDAFPLGVTRVTYTYYGNTDYVYRLCTFYVHVIEVNTPESTTRHGTGLWFASIILFTTVVLVTIMFITWRRCSLNHGGDQTAEDMCSTIVADNRRVATSFQDNRTSFDEADFMHVPMKASCEAQKPSTFSPVHVEEMPIYEEPKQCQTQPKADGPTAYRYEARVDSA; the protein is encoded by the exons ATGCTACTTGCTCTGTATATTACTGCTACTTTGCTTCGGTCTATTGTCTTGCTTGACATACACATCGGAGCCGTGGAGGCAAAAG ATCCTAATATCAGGCTCGCTGGGGGTGACCTTCACCGGAAGGGCCGTGTGGAGGTCCTTCTCTACGGAGAATGGGGGACGATTTGTGACGATGACTGGGACTACCATGACGCTTTTGTTTTCTGTCGTCAACTTGGTTTCAAAGACGTCGATAAAGTTCGAAGAGATGCCTTCTTCGGGGAAGGAAATGGGCAAATATTTATGGATGGGATTGAGTGCGACGGTACAGAGAGGGCTATCACAGACTGCCCGTATACTAGCAACCACAACTGCATCCATTCCGAAGACGCCGGTGTTGTGTGCACTAGTG ATTTCGTAGAGTTATGTCCAAGTAACAAAACAATTTCGGTaacatctgacgtcatcaaagcgAGGGTCAATTGGACAGGACCATTCACGGGAAGTAAAGACGTTAGTACAGCATGCAGTCATTCCACTGGGGACTATTATGACGTCGGAATCACCATGGTAACCTGCTCATTCAGTTCATATGTGCATACTTGGACATGCCCATTCTACATTGCCATTTATCCAACAG ATTATTTCAGCATTAAACAGTTCTGCCCAATGAATGTCACACAAACCATTGAGAGGGAGACTAACGGGAGTCACATTCAAGTCTTTTGGTCGGATTTCACTCTCGATCAGGGCCGTTATAATACATCAAAGTCACATGTACCAGGAGATGCTTTCCCATTGGGTGTTACTAGAGTGACGTATACCTACTATGGTAATACAGACTACGTTTACCGTCTGTGTACATTTTATGTACATGTCATTGAAGTTAACACCCCGGAATCAACAACGAGGCATG ATTATTTCAGCATTAAACAGTTCTGCCCAATGAATGTCACACAAACCATTGAGAGGGAGACTAACGGGAGTCACATTCAAGTCTTTTGGTCGGATTTCACTCTCGATCAGGGCCGTTATAATACATCAAAGTCACATGTACCAGGAGATGCTTTCCCATTGGGTGTTACTAGAGTGACGTATACCTACTATGGTAATACAGACTACGTTTACCGTCTGTGTACATTTTATGTACATGTCATTGAAGTTAACACCCCGGAATCAACAACGAGGCATG GCACCGGGTTGTGGTTCGCGTCCATCATACTATTCACCACCGTGGTATTAGTAACAATAATGTTCATCACCTGGCGGAGATGCAGCTTAAACCACGGAGGTGATCAGACTGCAGAGGATATGTGCTCAACGATTGTAGCAGACAACAGGCGAGTTGCCACGAGTTTCCAGGACAACCGAACATCTTTCGACGAAGCCGATTTTATGCACGTTCCGATGAAAGCGAGCTGTGAGGCTCAGAAACCGAGTACTTTCAGTCCGGTACATGTCGAGGAAATGCCGATTTATGAAGAACCCAAGCAGTGTCAGACTCAGCCCAAAGCAGATGGTCCAACTGCATACCGCTATGAGGCAAGAGTAGATTCCGCGTAA